A portion of the Streptomyces platensis genome contains these proteins:
- a CDS encoding right-handed parallel beta-helix repeat-containing protein encodes MPADAPTISAAVSLAHAGDLVLVASGEYHESVQVSTPRVTLRGESRDKVVIDGRLQQPNGIVVTAPGVAVENLTVKNNTQNGVLVTGSAKAAAGLPGQSGGYDTGDEPVTFLKSFLVSHVTATRNGLYGIYAFSAQNGVIEDSYTSGASDSGIYVGQCKPCHIVVRDNIAELNAIGYEGTNASGAIYVVGNRLVGNRVGLTTNSDHQEKLLPQQGATIAGNLIAANQQTATPEQADGGWGTGIGIDGGSDNQFLRNRIADNRNAGLVISATADVPPVGNRIVDNTFTGNGIDVGWTFPTATRGRGNCLRDNELRTTVPARLATTASCPLPDRSPSPAGRWATPKAPGGIPFTEVAAPGPQPQFPHATTTGATAVPAVPALPKTADVPLPSASLLAARARVQTS; translated from the coding sequence GTGCCGGCTGATGCCCCGACGATCTCGGCTGCGGTGTCTCTCGCGCACGCCGGTGACCTGGTGCTGGTCGCGTCGGGCGAGTACCACGAGTCGGTGCAGGTCTCCACGCCTCGTGTCACTCTTCGTGGTGAGTCCCGGGACAAGGTCGTCATCGACGGGCGGTTGCAGCAACCGAACGGCATCGTCGTCACCGCGCCCGGGGTGGCCGTGGAGAACCTGACCGTAAAGAACAACACGCAGAACGGGGTCCTGGTCACCGGTTCGGCGAAAGCGGCCGCCGGCCTACCGGGGCAATCCGGGGGCTACGACACCGGCGATGAGCCTGTCACCTTCCTGAAGTCGTTCCTGGTCTCCCACGTGACCGCGACCCGCAACGGTCTGTACGGCATCTACGCGTTCTCCGCGCAGAACGGCGTCATCGAGGATTCGTACACCTCGGGCGCTTCCGACTCGGGGATCTACGTCGGACAGTGCAAGCCCTGTCACATCGTGGTGCGGGACAACATCGCCGAACTCAACGCGATCGGTTACGAAGGCACCAACGCCAGTGGCGCCATATACGTGGTCGGCAACCGCCTGGTCGGCAACCGGGTCGGCCTGACCACCAACTCCGACCACCAGGAGAAGCTGCTCCCGCAGCAGGGCGCCACCATCGCGGGCAATCTGATCGCTGCCAACCAGCAGACGGCCACCCCGGAGCAGGCCGACGGCGGGTGGGGCACCGGAATCGGCATCGACGGCGGCAGCGACAACCAGTTCCTTCGCAACCGCATCGCCGACAACCGCAACGCCGGGCTGGTGATCAGCGCAACCGCCGACGTACCTCCGGTCGGCAACCGGATCGTGGACAACACGTTCACCGGCAACGGCATCGACGTCGGCTGGACGTTCCCCACCGCCACGCGGGGACGGGGAAACTGCCTCCGTGACAACGAGCTGCGGACCACGGTGCCCGCCCGGCTCGCGACAACAGCGTCCTGCCCGCTTCCGGACCGGTCGCCCTCCCCGGCCGGCAGGTGGGCGACGCCGAAGGCGCCCGGCGGCATCCCGTTCACCGAGGTCGCGGCGCCGGGTCCACAGCCGCAGTTCCCCCACGCCACCACTACGGGCGCCACCGCTGTCCCGGCCGTTCCGGCCCTGCCGAAGACGGCAGATGTACCGCTGCCGTCAGCGTCCCTGCTCGCCGCGAGGGCGCGGGTGCAGACGTCCTGA
- a CDS encoding Dyp-type peroxidase: MSRADSHPSRRAFLGATGAVAATGLTAGCESPAPKPNRPPSPASTPQQVSATGRHQAGVTLPQPAQPNLLAVVADLGDAVAVGPLLAELGQAVHTCTAGTDPRLLGLPPGDLTVTIGVGPRLVRRADPSLPGAADLPRFSRERIAPQARGGDLLLQICASDPLLLPVVAAALLEQAGQRIRERWRQSGRRGPNIPVAKDISAPRNLLGFIDGIVGPHTAAEHQRHLWLTGPAPVAGGTIAVVRRMELDLPRFTALSVAEQEAVFGRRRATGAPLSGGTAAWDPNLGAKTPDGRYLVPADAHVRRANPNVVGVGLMLRRSYSTDEPTPGLLFISFQNDLRTFTNTLARMDDSDALLRFTTTTAGATFLILPGFDQQHPLGAKMFPRSR, translated from the coding sequence GTGAGCCGAGCTGACTCCCACCCATCACGCCGCGCGTTCCTCGGTGCCACCGGGGCCGTGGCGGCCACCGGGCTCACCGCCGGATGCGAATCGCCGGCACCAAAGCCGAACCGGCCCCCTTCCCCCGCCTCAACTCCACAACAGGTGTCGGCAACCGGCCGCCATCAGGCAGGCGTCACGCTCCCGCAACCGGCCCAGCCGAACCTCCTGGCGGTGGTGGCCGACCTCGGGGACGCCGTGGCCGTCGGCCCGCTGTTGGCCGAACTCGGCCAGGCCGTTCACACGTGCACCGCGGGGACCGATCCACGACTGCTGGGCCTGCCGCCGGGCGATCTCACCGTGACGATCGGGGTCGGCCCACGGCTGGTGCGTAGGGCTGATCCCTCCCTGCCCGGCGCGGCAGACCTCCCCCGGTTCTCCCGCGAGCGGATCGCCCCGCAGGCGCGCGGCGGGGACCTGTTGCTACAGATCTGCGCCAGCGACCCCTTGCTGTTACCGGTCGTCGCCGCCGCGCTTCTGGAGCAGGCCGGCCAGCGGATACGTGAACGCTGGCGGCAGTCCGGACGCCGCGGTCCGAACATCCCCGTGGCCAAGGACATCTCCGCGCCACGCAACCTGCTCGGCTTCATCGACGGCATCGTGGGCCCGCACACGGCGGCCGAACACCAACGCCATCTGTGGCTGACCGGGCCGGCTCCCGTCGCCGGCGGCACCATCGCCGTGGTCCGGCGCATGGAACTCGACCTGCCGCGGTTCACCGCGCTCTCCGTCGCCGAGCAGGAGGCGGTCTTCGGCCGACGCCGAGCCACCGGCGCGCCCCTCTCCGGCGGGACCGCAGCCTGGGACCCGAACCTCGGCGCCAAAACACCGGACGGGCGCTACCTCGTCCCGGCCGACGCCCACGTCCGCCGGGCCAACCCCAACGTGGTCGGCGTCGGCCTCATGCTCCGCCGCTCCTACAGCACCGACGAGCCCACCCCCGGCCTGCTCTTCATCAGCTTCCAGAACGACCTACGCACCTTCACCAACACCCTTGCCCGAATGGATGATTCCGACGCACTGCTGCGCTTCACCACCACCACCGCCGGCGCAACATTCCTCATCCTCCCCGGCTTCGACCAGCAGCACCCGCTCGGCGCCAAGATGTTCCCCCGAAGCCGTTGA
- a CDS encoding nucleoside 2-deoxyribosyltransferase: MTTTAPRGGTPDSAFQGVSSVFLGGPFMGLVDAESGRMPDRDCQPFTVLIEHFERQGLHVYNAHRREAWGAEVMPPDQCTALDQEEIEKADVFVAIPGIPPSPGTHIEMGWASAFGKPIVLLLEEGRDEDYGFLVRGLRAVATVEYVRCTDIATALPQVDAAIRRALERLHTAA, translated from the coding sequence ATGACAACAACTGCTCCGCGCGGCGGCACCCCCGACTCCGCCTTCCAGGGCGTGTCGAGTGTGTTCCTCGGCGGGCCCTTCATGGGGCTCGTCGACGCCGAGTCCGGCCGGATGCCGGACCGCGACTGTCAGCCGTTCACCGTGCTCATCGAGCACTTCGAGCGACAGGGTCTGCACGTCTACAACGCCCACCGCCGGGAGGCCTGGGGCGCGGAGGTGATGCCGCCGGACCAGTGCACGGCGCTCGACCAGGAGGAGATCGAGAAAGCGGATGTGTTCGTCGCGATTCCCGGTATCCCACCGTCACCCGGAACCCACATCGAAATGGGCTGGGCAAGCGCGTTCGGCAAACCGATAGTCCTGCTGCTGGAAGAGGGCAGGGACGAGGATTACGGGTTCCTCGTACGGGGCCTGCGCGCGGTCGCCACCGTCGAATACGTCCGCTGCACGGACATCGCCACCGCGCTGCCGCAGGTCGACGCGGCCATTCGCCGAGCGCTGGAACGGCTGCATACAGCCGCCTGA
- a CDS encoding class I SAM-dependent methyltransferase, which produces MTGSLHPGKDSAGGERTAEERAKTPEIELIETDGEVTLSIGGEQAMQAWERDLMWASADLLCQHGKDFYEVGLGLGLSALRIAANPATRSHTVLELFDEVEELFRDRHPELPPTLSIERGDFFQRIRELPSESIDGMFFDPALDMEIWKDADLWSASMTEVVRVLRPGGVFIPFFSTRPELRWQYVDHFRRVHVERHTYQAYDTTEYAYGTTGNAYIQCFFKD; this is translated from the coding sequence ATGACCGGTTCCCTGCACCCCGGCAAGGACAGCGCCGGCGGCGAGCGCACGGCCGAAGAACGAGCGAAGACCCCCGAGATCGAGCTGATCGAGACCGACGGCGAGGTCACGCTGAGCATCGGCGGTGAACAGGCCATGCAGGCCTGGGAGCGCGACCTGATGTGGGCCAGCGCCGACCTGCTGTGCCAACACGGTAAGGACTTCTACGAGGTCGGCCTGGGACTCGGCCTCTCCGCACTGCGGATCGCCGCCAACCCGGCGACCCGCAGCCACACCGTCCTCGAACTCTTCGACGAGGTGGAGGAGTTGTTCCGGGACCGGCACCCCGAGCTGCCGCCCACGCTCTCCATCGAGCGAGGGGACTTCTTCCAGCGGATCCGCGAACTTCCCTCCGAGAGCATCGATGGCATGTTCTTCGACCCGGCCCTGGACATGGAGATCTGGAAGGACGCCGATCTGTGGTCCGCGTCCATGACCGAGGTGGTACGGGTACTGCGGCCCGGGGGCGTGTTCATCCCCTTCTTCAGCACCAGGCCGGAGCTGCGCTGGCAGTACGTCGACCACTTCCGCAGGGTCCATGTCGAGCGGCACACCTACCAGGCGTACGACACCACCGAGTACGCCTACGGCACCACCGGCAACGCCTACATCCAGTGCTTCTTCAAGGACTGA
- a CDS encoding MFS transporter, protein MCRLPVYLMSLALVLVVREQGGSYAQAGLVSALYAVGMAVGGPFVARRMDRTNPRNALLLTGLVYPSSLTALVWWTEPATPGQLVLALAAGVALPPGNACMRSLWARIPLAEEERETAYLWEALLAELLITSAPLLFAVLMVTGSARTALTTVAVVGGVGAVGLGTTRLLRTRTAGEDATPPGTTEDSTPPESTGKQAARGVLGPIRNTGMPALLLVMAAASVPVGLMTLAIPAFVDEQGSLGHTGVVYACWGIGSAVGALLLGRSQSERPVHRRFPWLLLAYAGGTALPLLATSELTLALALAVGSAPIALVSASEMSLVSRLADSDKAAEAFTWASLATVIGDALGQQIGGLLVEPLAARGVFAVAAIVSLAASAGAFAFRGLFAGEPRPAPAPA, encoded by the coding sequence GTGTGCCGACTGCCCGTCTACCTGATGTCGCTGGCCCTGGTGCTGGTGGTGCGGGAGCAGGGCGGCAGCTACGCCCAGGCGGGGCTGGTCTCGGCGCTCTACGCCGTGGGCATGGCGGTGGGCGGTCCGTTCGTCGCCCGCCGGATGGACCGCACCAACCCCCGCAACGCACTGCTGCTCACGGGTCTGGTGTATCCGTCGTCGCTCACCGCGCTGGTGTGGTGGACGGAGCCGGCCACACCCGGGCAGCTCGTGCTGGCACTGGCGGCGGGAGTCGCCCTGCCCCCGGGCAATGCGTGCATGCGCTCCCTGTGGGCCCGGATCCCGCTGGCGGAGGAGGAGCGGGAGACGGCCTACCTGTGGGAGGCCCTGCTCGCTGAACTGCTCATCACCAGCGCGCCGTTGCTCTTCGCCGTGCTGATGGTCACCGGGTCGGCGCGTACGGCGCTCACCACGGTGGCGGTCGTGGGCGGCGTCGGAGCCGTGGGCCTGGGAACGACGCGGCTGCTGCGGACCCGGACAGCGGGGGAGGACGCAACCCCGCCGGGCACGACGGAGGACAGTACCCCGCCGGAGAGCACCGGGAAGCAGGCCGCACGCGGCGTCCTGGGGCCGATCCGCAACACCGGAATGCCGGCCCTCCTCCTGGTGATGGCCGCCGCTTCGGTACCGGTCGGGCTGATGACGCTGGCCATTCCGGCCTTCGTCGACGAGCAGGGCTCTCTCGGACACACCGGAGTGGTGTACGCCTGCTGGGGCATCGGCAGCGCCGTAGGTGCCCTCCTGCTGGGGCGATCCCAGTCGGAGCGGCCGGTGCACCGTCGCTTCCCCTGGCTTCTGCTCGCCTACGCGGGCGGAACCGCGCTGCCGCTGCTGGCCACCTCCGAGCTCACCCTCGCTCTGGCGCTGGCCGTGGGGAGCGCTCCGATCGCACTCGTGTCGGCCAGTGAGATGTCCCTGGTGAGCAGGCTGGCCGACAGCGACAAGGCGGCGGAGGCGTTCACCTGGGCGTCCCTGGCCACGGTCATCGGCGACGCCCTGGGCCAGCAGATCGGCGGCCTGCTGGTCGAACCGCTGGCGGCGCGCGGGGTGTTCGCGGTCGCGGCGATCGTGTCGCTGGCCGCCTCGGCGGGGGCGTTCGCCTTCCGCGGACTGTTCGCCGGTGAGCCCAGGCCGGCACCTGCTCCCGCCTGA
- a CDS encoding ATP-grasp domain-containing protein, producing MSGLLLVDDRPNSFTRYALRHRPEELVLLRFEEARDDLPAGYLRDTAQLPAFWVRSDVPLTEEARRYHDWIARQPVRPVHFCNPSEPRQHIAQRFAGLVGLPHLTSEQVQWVRDKAAMKDKFRALGLRTAAYQRVSAAEDVTGFAAEHGWPVVLKPVDSFACLDTHLLRGPADLRQVDLAARRFMVEEHLGGTEWEACALIHRGEVLDVWPSAMPCRPLDIVEGAMNANISLGSGPGPRCDVADLVRRVVTGMAIDHGYLHMEFFETDDTVHMGEAGVRLAGCEITANHGHAYGFDVFGATLDVYTGRRPRLDYGVRRCVGDLLLPLPDSGRVLAVTSPEELLRLPGVIEAVVRMAPGDLVTARRASHNASGFVHVEGATAAEVEKRMANVLEHFRIDIAAAPVPSTASP from the coding sequence GTGAGCGGCTTGCTGCTGGTGGACGACAGGCCCAACTCGTTCACCCGGTACGCGCTGCGGCACCGGCCCGAGGAGCTGGTCCTGCTGCGCTTCGAGGAGGCGCGCGACGACCTGCCGGCCGGGTACCTGCGCGACACGGCTCAGCTGCCCGCATTCTGGGTCCGCAGCGATGTGCCGCTCACCGAGGAGGCGCGCCGCTACCACGACTGGATCGCACGACAGCCGGTGCGCCCGGTGCACTTCTGCAACCCCTCCGAGCCTCGTCAGCACATCGCCCAGCGCTTCGCGGGCCTGGTGGGACTGCCGCATCTGACGAGCGAGCAGGTGCAGTGGGTGCGGGACAAGGCCGCGATGAAGGACAAGTTCCGCGCACTGGGCCTGCGTACGGCCGCGTACCAGCGGGTCTCCGCCGCCGAGGACGTCACGGGCTTCGCCGCGGAACACGGCTGGCCGGTCGTCCTCAAACCGGTCGACTCCTTCGCCTGCCTCGACACCCATCTGCTGCGCGGACCCGCGGATCTGCGGCAGGTGGATCTCGCCGCGCGCCGCTTCATGGTGGAGGAGCATCTGGGCGGCACGGAGTGGGAGGCCTGCGCCCTGATCCACCGGGGCGAGGTGCTGGACGTGTGGCCGAGCGCCATGCCCTGCCGGCCGCTGGACATCGTCGAGGGCGCGATGAACGCCAACATCAGCCTCGGCTCGGGGCCGGGACCGCGCTGTGATGTGGCCGACCTGGTGCGGCGGGTGGTGACCGGGATGGCCATCGACCACGGCTATCTGCACATGGAGTTCTTCGAGACCGACGACACCGTCCATATGGGTGAGGCCGGTGTCCGGCTGGCGGGCTGCGAGATCACCGCGAACCACGGGCACGCCTACGGCTTCGACGTCTTCGGCGCCACCCTCGATGTCTACACCGGCCGCCGGCCCCGGCTGGACTACGGCGTCCGGCGGTGCGTGGGCGATCTGCTGCTGCCGCTGCCGGACTCCGGCCGGGTGCTCGCGGTCACCTCGCCCGAGGAACTGCTGCGCCTGCCCGGCGTCATCGAAGCCGTCGTACGGATGGCGCCCGGCGACCTGGTCACCGCCCGGCGCGCCTCGCACAACGCGTCCGGATTCGTACACGTCGAAGGCGCCACGGCGGCGGAGGTCGAGAAACGTATGGCGAACGTACTGGAGCACTTCCGCATCGACATCGCAGCGGCGCCCGTGCCCTCGACGGCGTCCCCGTGA
- a CDS encoding DegT/DnrJ/EryC1/StrS family aminotransferase, translating to MTLQKRQGQRFLPYGANYLNWSDMHELQQVIEQSVLFRYQTESESMASRLERTVGERLGAEHVLAVHNCTEALRLALVSTRPAVGDVVYIPAVTFVAVAGAVLSTGLIPVPVDVDETLALDTSLLPADARRVIVAHMEGAVAPLPATVPFVIEDAAQALGARFPDGRHVGTRGYAGAFSFHHNKVLTSGEGGLLVTNDRAAWEEMRCYHDHGSARKPGRYPTWNEDAYYGENLVTSEEVAAIQLQQFRHLDEVLAGLERHYRIASQELPDRSDIALVPRSPGDVKISLRLRLANRELRDTAVERLTAQGIANWTLGKYFLPEHPVLAGRRSLYADGFPWNLAGAVPRALTRDGFARTRSLLDRTLCVPLSPELSEQQQATAAKLLRRTLETM from the coding sequence ATGACCCTCCAGAAACGACAGGGCCAGCGCTTTCTGCCCTACGGCGCCAACTACCTCAACTGGTCCGACATGCACGAGTTGCAGCAGGTCATCGAGCAGAGCGTGCTGTTCCGCTATCAGACCGAGTCGGAGAGCATGGCGAGCCGGCTGGAGCGCACGGTGGGTGAGCGACTGGGCGCCGAGCACGTGCTGGCGGTCCACAACTGCACCGAGGCGCTGCGGCTCGCCCTGGTCTCCACCCGGCCGGCAGTGGGTGACGTCGTCTACATTCCCGCGGTCACCTTCGTCGCGGTGGCCGGGGCCGTGCTGTCCACGGGACTGATCCCGGTGCCGGTCGACGTCGACGAGACGCTGGCCCTGGACACCTCGCTGCTGCCCGCCGACGCGCGCCGGGTGATCGTCGCCCACATGGAGGGCGCCGTCGCACCTCTGCCGGCCACGGTGCCCTTCGTCATCGAGGACGCCGCCCAGGCGCTGGGAGCGCGCTTCCCGGACGGCAGGCACGTCGGCACCCGTGGGTACGCGGGCGCCTTCAGCTTCCACCACAACAAGGTCCTCACCTCCGGCGAGGGCGGGCTGCTGGTCACCAACGACCGGGCGGCGTGGGAGGAGATGCGCTGCTACCACGATCACGGCTCGGCCCGTAAGCCCGGCCGCTACCCCACCTGGAACGAGGACGCCTACTACGGCGAGAACCTGGTCACCAGCGAAGAGGTCGCCGCCATCCAGCTCCAGCAGTTCCGCCACCTCGACGAGGTCCTCGCCGGGCTGGAGCGGCACTACCGGATCGCGTCGCAGGAGCTGCCCGACCGGTCCGACATCGCGCTGGTTCCGCGGTCGCCCGGCGACGTCAAGATCAGCCTGCGGCTGCGCCTCGCGAACCGGGAACTGCGCGACACCGCGGTCGAGCGGCTCACCGCGCAGGGCATCGCCAACTGGACGCTCGGCAAGTACTTCCTGCCCGAACACCCGGTCCTCGCGGGGCGGCGCTCGCTGTACGCGGACGGCTTCCCCTGGAACCTCGCCGGCGCCGTGCCCCGCGCCCTCACCCGCGACGGCTTCGCCCGCACCCGCTCCCTCCTGGACCGCACCCTCTGCGTTCCGCTGTCTCCGGAGCTGAGCGAGCAGCAGCAGGCCACGGCGGCCAAGCTGCTGCGCCGGACGCTGGAGACGATGTGA
- the blsG gene encoding arginine 2,3-aminomutase, with product MPPIPSETHPAALPLTTAADVPEDQWNDWRWHMRKRINTVEKAQKWIRTTPAEEKAIAESAGKYRWSLTPYYASLMDPDDPLCPVRQQAVPSLGELMEYHGTDVDPVGDMFYRKTNRVVHKYPDRVIMLITEACPVYCRHCTRKFHTTDVDGTYFEKNEGEDFTADLQYIADHPEIRDVLLTGGDPLSYMDGKLEEIISGLRAIPSVEIIRIGSRFPVLLPQRITTELCEMLARYHPVWLNTHFNHPKEITPESEQAIDRLLRHGIPVGNQTVLLRGVNDEVDTMRKLMTELLRIRVRPYYLYHCDNVTGVAHFMTSVEKGWEIMEGLQGHITGFGVPQYVLTTRLGKIPMAQPSYKQVPEGLLLRNYKGQEMVVSQDVYPVTEPSADHGDGGR from the coding sequence ATGCCCCCCATACCCTCAGAGACCCACCCCGCCGCCCTTCCCCTCACCACTGCCGCCGATGTCCCCGAGGATCAGTGGAACGACTGGCGGTGGCACATGCGCAAGCGCATCAACACCGTCGAGAAGGCCCAGAAGTGGATTCGCACGACTCCCGCCGAGGAGAAGGCGATAGCCGAATCGGCCGGCAAGTACCGCTGGTCACTGACGCCTTACTACGCCTCGCTGATGGATCCCGACGATCCGCTGTGCCCGGTACGGCAGCAGGCCGTGCCGTCGCTCGGTGAGCTGATGGAGTACCACGGTACGGACGTCGATCCGGTGGGCGACATGTTCTACCGGAAGACCAACCGCGTCGTGCACAAGTACCCGGACCGGGTGATCATGCTGATCACCGAGGCATGTCCGGTCTACTGCCGGCACTGCACCCGCAAGTTCCACACCACCGACGTGGACGGCACGTACTTCGAGAAGAACGAGGGCGAGGACTTCACCGCAGATCTCCAGTACATCGCCGACCACCCCGAGATCCGCGATGTACTGCTGACCGGCGGCGACCCGCTCTCCTACATGGACGGCAAACTGGAAGAGATCATCTCCGGCCTGCGCGCCATCCCGAGCGTGGAGATCATCCGTATCGGCAGCCGGTTCCCGGTGCTGCTGCCACAGCGCATCACCACGGAGCTGTGCGAGATGCTCGCCCGCTACCACCCGGTGTGGCTGAACACCCACTTCAACCACCCCAAGGAAATCACCCCGGAGTCCGAGCAGGCCATCGACCGCCTGCTGCGCCACGGTATCCCGGTGGGCAACCAGACGGTGCTGCTGCGCGGCGTCAACGACGAGGTGGACACCATGCGCAAGCTCATGACGGAGCTGCTGCGCATTCGCGTACGCCCCTACTACCTCTACCACTGCGACAACGTGACCGGCGTCGCGCACTTCATGACCTCCGTCGAAAAGGGCTGGGAGATCATGGAGGGCCTCCAGGGACACATCACCGGCTTCGGCGTACCGCAGTACGTGCTCACCACCCGGCTCGGCAAGATCCCCATGGCCCAGCCCTCCTACAAGCAGGTCCCCGAAGGGCTGCTGCTGCGTAACTACAAGGGCCAGGAAATGGTCGTGAGCCAGGATGTGTATCCGGTCACGGAGCCGTCGGCCGACCACGGGGACGGCGGCCGATGA
- the blsF gene encoding CGA synthase-related protein translates to MAVLSRCTEDPGAPARGQVLLVDEPRLLDASTARRRIAGHLTELDVSYPTAPSTPDVALVCDAPEAAARLSGQGVPVVYLHCRHRATELPAVPAVTRLVQRPDWLSALPTRSQKALNAVQLLAPRRLTRNRSRSGCLVLVSAYEADDAERADFTDTFLRPAAAEAVRRTGHCDVVCDTGFTAVRKALGPVAGVRVHRAADVDFDALHAAAETFLASPTLTAVSLAWARNAPLTLLPPLGPDQRDLADRLRRLVPIEVAEDARRPAVWTPHPGPWAPLKPDDDARREAQRIARRVRQLALIPTAF, encoded by the coding sequence GTGGCAGTACTGAGCCGGTGTACCGAGGACCCGGGCGCCCCGGCCCGGGGCCAGGTCCTGCTGGTGGACGAGCCGCGACTGCTCGACGCCTCGACCGCACGGCGGCGCATCGCCGGCCATCTGACGGAACTGGACGTGTCGTACCCGACGGCCCCGTCCACTCCTGATGTGGCGCTCGTCTGTGACGCGCCCGAGGCCGCGGCGCGGCTCTCCGGACAAGGCGTACCGGTGGTGTATCTGCACTGCCGCCACCGGGCGACGGAGTTACCGGCCGTACCCGCCGTCACCCGCCTTGTGCAACGGCCCGATTGGCTCTCCGCACTGCCGACGAGGAGTCAGAAAGCCCTGAACGCAGTGCAGTTGCTCGCGCCTCGTCGACTGACGCGCAACCGGTCGCGGTCCGGGTGTCTGGTGCTCGTCTCGGCGTACGAGGCCGACGACGCGGAACGTGCTGATTTCACCGATACCTTTCTGCGGCCGGCCGCAGCGGAGGCGGTGCGCCGCACCGGCCATTGCGACGTGGTGTGCGACACCGGGTTCACGGCCGTCCGGAAGGCACTCGGCCCGGTCGCCGGTGTCCGCGTGCACCGGGCCGCGGACGTGGATTTCGACGCACTGCACGCCGCCGCGGAGACCTTCCTCGCCTCCCCGACGCTGACCGCCGTATCACTGGCGTGGGCACGCAACGCCCCCTTGACCCTGTTGCCCCCGCTCGGCCCGGACCAGCGCGATCTGGCCGACCGGCTGCGACGGCTGGTGCCGATCGAGGTGGCGGAGGACGCCCGGCGACCCGCCGTGTGGACTCCGCACCCAGGCCCCTGGGCGCCCCTGAAACCCGATGACGACGCCCGACGCGAAGCACAGCGCATTGCCCGCCGCGTCCGCCAACTCGCGCTCATACCCACCGCGTTCTGA
- the blsE gene encoding cytosylglucuronate decarboxylase: protein MAGPTGAGHRTRARQRYLFVRILEACNADCFMCEFALSRDTYRFSLDDFDELLPRAAEAGVGYVRFTGGEPLMHPDVAELVRRGTAAGMRMSLITNGMMLPRRIEELADAGLAQVIVSLDGGSATTHDVYRRSPGMFDNGLTGLRTAAELGVLPRVNTVVGPHNYAEMPQLQKTLTEAGVRQWELSAIKLDRSIRYPDPEHVRSVCDPVYEADPHTHLVPLGKRFYGDTPEERDRYFADSTTPRASEPLCHVVDDVIYLDGKYERAYACSCLPHREGSDPHAASWRQDGVIQLDTPAFRSQADFFREQGPRICNGCSTTAAGYSDDVARLGSVPPWQY, encoded by the coding sequence ATGGCTGGACCGACAGGTGCGGGGCACCGCACGCGCGCACGTCAGAGGTATCTGTTCGTCCGCATTCTCGAAGCCTGCAACGCCGACTGCTTCATGTGTGAGTTCGCGCTGTCCCGCGACACCTACCGGTTCTCGCTGGACGACTTCGACGAGCTGCTGCCGCGGGCAGCCGAGGCAGGAGTGGGCTATGTCCGCTTCACCGGCGGCGAACCGCTGATGCACCCGGACGTCGCCGAGTTGGTGCGCCGGGGCACCGCCGCCGGGATGCGGATGTCGCTCATCACCAACGGGATGATGCTGCCCCGGCGCATCGAGGAGCTCGCCGACGCGGGGCTCGCCCAGGTCATCGTGAGTCTCGACGGCGGCTCGGCGACGACACACGATGTCTACCGCCGCTCGCCCGGCATGTTCGACAACGGGCTGACCGGCCTGCGCACAGCTGCCGAACTCGGTGTGCTCCCACGGGTGAACACCGTGGTGGGACCGCACAACTACGCCGAGATGCCGCAGCTCCAGAAGACCCTCACGGAAGCGGGCGTGCGCCAGTGGGAGCTGTCCGCCATCAAGCTGGACCGCAGCATCCGCTACCCGGACCCGGAGCATGTACGGTCCGTCTGCGATCCGGTCTACGAGGCCGACCCGCACACCCACCTGGTCCCGCTCGGCAAACGCTTCTACGGCGACACCCCCGAGGAGCGGGACCGCTACTTCGCCGACTCGACCACACCGCGGGCGAGCGAGCCGCTGTGCCATGTCGTGGACGACGTGATCTACCTGGACGGCAAGTACGAGCGGGCCTATGCGTGCAGTTGCCTGCCGCACCGCGAAGGTTCGGACCCCCACGCCGCGTCCTGGCGCCAGGACGGGGTGATCCAGCTCGACACACCGGCCTTCCGGTCCCAGGCGGACTTCTTCCGTGAGCAGGGACCACGGATCTGCAACGGCTGTTCCACCACGGCCGCTGGGTACAGCGACGATGTGGCCCGACTGGGGAGCGTACCGCCGTGGCAGTACTGA